In a genomic window of Urocitellus parryii isolate mUroPar1 chromosome 2, mUroPar1.hap1, whole genome shotgun sequence:
- the Grk7 gene encoding rhodopsin kinase GRK7, translating to MDMGGLDNLIANTAYLQARKTDSDSRELQRRRRSLALPGPQGCAELRQSLSPHFHSLCEQQPIGRRLFRDFLATVPKYSQAVAFLEDVQNWELAEEGPAKTSTLQQLAATCARDPGPQSFLSQDLATKCRAAATDEERQTLVEQAKAETMSFLQEQPFQDFLASPFYDRFLQWKLFEMQPVSDKYFTEFRVLGKGGFGEVCAVQVRNTGKMYACKKLDKKRLKKKGGEKMALLEKEILEKVNSPFIVSLAYAFESKTHLCLVMSLMNGGDLKFHIYNVGTRGLAMSRVIFYTAQMTCGVLHLHGLGIVYRDLKPENVLLDDLGNCRLSDLGLAVEVQDDKPITQRAGTNGYMAPEILMDKASYSYPVDWFAMGCSIYEMVAGRTPFKDFKEKVSKEDLKERTMKDEVAFHHENFTEETKDICRLFLAKKPEQRLGSREKADDPRKHPFFQTVNFPRLEAGLVEPPFVPDPSVVYAKDVDEIDDFSEVRGVEFDDKDKQFFQRFSTGAVPVAWQEEIIETGLFEELNDPNRPSGDGKGDSSKSGVCLLL from the exons ATGGACATGGGGGGCCTGGACAACCTGATCGCCAACACCGCCTACCTGCAGGCCAGGAAGACGGACTCGGACAGCCGCGAGCTGCAGCGGCGCCGTCGGAGCCTGGCGCTGCCCGGGCCGCAGGGCTGCGCCGAGCTGCGCCAGTCGCTGTCCCCGCACTTCCACAGCCTGTGCGAGCAGCAGCCCATCGGCCGCCGCCTCTTCCGAGACTTCCTCGCCACCGTGCCCAAGTACAGCCAGGCCGTGGCCTTCCTGGAGGACGTGCAGAACTGGGAGCTGGCCGAGGAGGGGCCCGCCAAGACCAGCACGCTGCAGCAGCTGGCGGCCACTTGTGCGCGTGACCCGGGCCCACAGTCCTTCCTCAGCCAGGACCTGGCCACCAAGTGCCGAGCAGCCGCCACGGATGAAGAGCGCCAGACCCTGGTGGAGCAGGCCAAGGCGGAGACCATGAGCTTCCTGCAGGAGCAGCCGTTCCAGGACTTCCTGGCCAGCCCCTTCTACGACAGGTTTCTGCAGTGGAAACTCTTCGAGATGCAGCCCGTGTCCGACAAGTACTTCACCGAGTTCCGAGTGCTCGGGAAGGGCGGCTTCGGGGAG gTGTGTGCCGTCCAGGTGAGGAACACGGGTAAGATGTACGCCTGCAAGAAACTGGACAAGAAGCGGCTGAAGAAGAAGGGTGGGGAGAAGATGGCTCTCCTGGAGAAGGAGATCCTGGAGAAGGTGAACAGCCCTTTCATCGTCTCTCTGGCCTACGCCTTCGAGAGCAAGACCCACCTCTGCCTGGTCATGAGCCTGATGAACGGGGGAGACCTCAAGTTCCACATCTACAACGTGGGCACGCGCGGCCTGGCCATGAGCCGGGTGATCTTCTACACGGCCCAGATGACCTGTGGGGTGCTGCACCTGCATGGCCTCGGCATTGTCTACCGGGACCTGAAGCCCGAGAACGTGCTCCTGGATGACCTCGGCAACTGCAGGCTGTCCGACCTGGGGCTGGCCGTCGAGGTCCAGGATGACAAGCCCATCACCCAGAGG GCTGGAACCAATGGCTACATGGCCCCTGAAATCCTGATGGACAAGGCGAGCTATTCCTACCCCGTGGACTGGTTTGCAATGGGATGCAGCATTTACGAAATGGTGGCTGGACGGACACCATTCAAGGATTTCAAGGAAAAGGTCAGTAAAGAGGATCTAAAGGAAAGAACCATGAAAGACGAGGTCGCGTTCCACCATGAGAACTTCACAGAGGAGACGAAAGACATCTGCAGACTCTTCTTGGCTAAGAAACCAGAGCAACGCTTAGGAAGCAG GGAGAAGGCGGACGACCCTAGGAAGCACCCTTTCTTCCAGACGGTCAACTTCCCGCGCCTGGAGGCGGGCCTCGTGGAGCCCCCGTTCGTGCCCGACCCGTCGGTGGTTTATGCCAAGGACGTGGACGAGATCGACGACTTCTCCGAGGTCCGCGGGGTGGAATTCGACGATAAAGACAAGCAGTTCTTCCAGAGATTTTCCACGGGCGCTGTCCCCGTGGCGTGGCAGGAAGAAATCATAGAGACGGGATTGTTCGAGGAACTCAATGACCCCAACAGGCCGTCCGGGGACGGGAAGGGCGATTCCTCCAAGTCTGGGGTGTGCCTGTTGCTCTAG